One part of the Paraglaciecola sp. L3A3 genome encodes these proteins:
- a CDS encoding iron-containing redox enzyme family protein: MEHRVLTTLGQNCLQSLLKIWLDFDFSLNNVSIVKRLEQGRLSLEDYQNLLLNLRQQVIEGSRWISRCASSFDRDYADVRSIVIGHAAEEHRDYLLLEQDYVAAGGKLEDIQSAKKNMGSEALHGFLMYRASQPNPIDLIGAMWIIEGLGNKMASRWSTFINQQFNFDSKATSFMDYHGENDENHLDELYKLIDRVATSTKNVEDIIRTAKVVAKLYKLQLEEVDNDA, from the coding sequence ATGGAACATAGAGTATTAACTACATTGGGCCAAAATTGCTTACAGTCTTTACTCAAAATTTGGTTAGATTTTGATTTTTCCCTTAACAATGTATCTATTGTTAAACGCTTAGAACAAGGTAGATTAAGCCTCGAAGACTATCAAAATCTTTTACTTAATTTACGTCAACAAGTTATCGAAGGGTCACGTTGGATAAGCCGATGTGCATCAAGTTTTGATCGTGATTATGCTGACGTCAGATCAATCGTAATTGGCCATGCAGCCGAAGAGCACCGTGACTATCTACTTTTAGAACAAGACTATGTTGCTGCGGGTGGTAAATTAGAAGATATTCAGTCAGCCAAAAAAAATATGGGCTCTGAAGCATTGCATGGTTTTTTAATGTATCGCGCTAGTCAACCTAATCCTATCGATTTAATCGGGGCCATGTGGATTATCGAAGGGTTAGGCAATAAAATGGCTAGCCGATGGTCTACGTTCATTAACCAACAATTTAACTTCGACAGTAAAGCAACCTCATTTATGGATTATCACGGTGAAAATGATGAAAATCACCTAGATGAGTTATATAAACTAATTGACCGAGTAGCAACTTCTACAAAAAATGTAGAGGACATTATTCGTACCGCTAAAGTGGTGGCAAAACTGTATAAATTACAGTTAGAAGAGGTTGATAATGACGCATAA
- a CDS encoding beta-ketoacyl-ACP synthase III: MAVYINSSGHYLPGKAIDNEQIENILGLINGKKSRLKNKILKSNGILQRHYAIDERQNTTISNSEMAANAGLNCIDNSFLSATKIQMLSCATSQGDMVLPGFGSMVQAALNISEVELHTSHGICSSSMMALKTAFNNIKCHDNENALVIASELTSRLFKNTRYEQVENNDVDFNAEFLRWMLSDGAGALLLENKPRATGKSVRIDWIKSFSHANHFPVCMSVGQARNEEHKTWQDYPTYAAAEKAGALLLRQDVRLLENIVSVGVQGFLKLISQKYVEIKKIDHVLCHFSSKYFKSKIFEMLETAGASIPEEKWYTNLYQRGNTGCASIFIMLDEFIKTHDLKVGETIFCMVPESGRFNCAYMHLTVAG; the protein is encoded by the coding sequence ATGGCCGTTTATATAAATAGTTCTGGTCATTACCTACCTGGAAAAGCCATCGACAATGAGCAAATTGAAAATATTCTAGGTTTAATTAATGGTAAAAAGAGCCGATTAAAAAATAAAATTCTTAAATCAAATGGCATACTGCAACGTCATTATGCAATAGACGAACGACAAAATACGACAATATCCAATAGTGAAATGGCAGCCAATGCAGGCCTTAATTGCATAGACAATAGTTTTCTCTCTGCAACAAAAATACAAATGTTAAGTTGCGCAACAAGCCAAGGTGATATGGTTTTACCTGGTTTTGGCAGCATGGTACAAGCAGCGTTAAATATTTCAGAAGTAGAATTACACACTAGTCATGGTATTTGTTCTAGTAGCATGATGGCACTTAAAACCGCTTTTAATAATATAAAATGTCACGACAACGAAAATGCGCTAGTTATAGCCAGTGAACTTACATCCCGCTTATTTAAAAATACTCGCTATGAACAAGTAGAAAATAACGATGTCGATTTTAATGCAGAATTTTTGCGTTGGATGTTATCAGATGGTGCTGGTGCCCTCCTGCTCGAAAACAAACCTAGAGCGACAGGGAAAAGCGTAAGAATTGATTGGATAAAAAGTTTTTCTCATGCCAACCACTTCCCTGTTTGTATGTCTGTAGGCCAAGCGAGAAATGAAGAACACAAAACATGGCAAGATTACCCCACTTACGCCGCAGCTGAAAAAGCAGGAGCATTACTATTACGTCAAGATGTAAGACTACTTGAAAATATTGTTTCAGTCGGGGTCCAAGGTTTTCTAAAATTAATTAGCCAAAAGTATGTTGAGATTAAGAAAATTGACCATGTACTCTGTCATTTTTCATCTAAATATTTCAAAAGCAAAATTTTTGAAATGTTAGAAACTGCAGGGGCCAGTATTCCTGAAGAAAAGTGGTACACCAATTTATATCAAAGAGGCAATACGGGCTGTGCGTCAATCTTTATTATGCTGGATGAATTTATCAAAACACATGATCTAAAAGTCGGTGAAACAATTTTTTGTATGGTGCCAGAAAGTGGGCGATTTAATTGTGCTTATATGCACTTAACTGTTGCAGGGTAA
- a CDS encoding diguanylate cyclase, protein MDTSTLLINVMLYLFLPLWGIAGFADWCCHRATKIEDNSGIKESLMHSLMGIQMGIPIILCLIFNVNVLILIICVITWISHEIVAHCDVRYATPKREISIWEMHAHTYLGSLPLYMLTSIIIINWDVFLQLITLEWAGNMSLILVDEPHGTSAYLPAYLIFMAVICVFPYIEENLRCLRTYLRKEV, encoded by the coding sequence ATGGACACTTCTACGTTACTCATTAACGTCATGCTATATTTGTTTTTACCTCTTTGGGGGATCGCTGGATTTGCCGATTGGTGTTGTCATCGTGCAACAAAAATTGAAGACAATTCGGGCATTAAAGAATCACTAATGCATTCTTTAATGGGTATACAAATGGGTATCCCTATCATTCTGTGCTTAATATTTAATGTTAATGTGCTGATTCTCATCATCTGTGTTATCACTTGGATTTCACATGAAATTGTTGCTCATTGTGATGTAAGGTACGCCACTCCTAAACGCGAAATATCTATATGGGAAATGCACGCCCATACTTACCTTGGTTCGTTGCCGCTATATATGCTGACATCCATTATCATCATTAACTGGGATGTATTTCTGCAACTCATCACGTTAGAATGGGCAGGAAATATGTCTCTAATTTTAGTTGATGAACCGCACGGAACATCTGCATATTTACCCGCCTATTTAATATTCATGGCAGTTATTTGTGTCTTTCCTTATATAGAAGAAAATTTACGTTGTTTAAGAACCTACCTAAGAAAAGAAGTTTAA
- a CDS encoding YjaG family protein, which translates to MNNKLNIFQQVRELEGWDAIAFSATLLERMLPNYTLFCEVTEFADPAPYRNSLNSIWEWLSVPKTKINFSAQLEKIEELVPDASDFDNYGVYPAIDVAMSMSALILLIQGEDPQGAVVVSKLSQGGVEAFIEASAGQSLESQEIKQHPLMQWEIETQQELLVLLKENGKGAETCKKLKALATAEGMSNIGIEM; encoded by the coding sequence TTGAACAATAAATTAAATATATTTCAGCAAGTTAGAGAATTAGAAGGATGGGATGCTATTGCATTTTCAGCCACTCTGCTTGAAAGAATGTTACCCAATTACACCTTATTTTGTGAAGTCACCGAATTTGCCGATCCAGCTCCATACCGCAATAGCTTGAACTCAATTTGGGAATGGCTATCTGTGCCTAAAACCAAAATTAATTTTAGTGCCCAGTTAGAAAAAATAGAAGAACTAGTGCCTGACGCCAGTGACTTCGATAATTATGGCGTTTACCCAGCAATAGACGTAGCTATGTCTATGTCTGCTCTTATTTTACTGATCCAAGGGGAAGATCCACAGGGTGCAGTAGTCGTCAGTAAACTGTCACAAGGTGGAGTAGAAGCCTTTATCGAAGCAAGTGCTGGTCAGTCTCTAGAAAGCCAAGAAATCAAGCAGCATCCATTGATGCAATGGGAAATCGAAACCCAACAAGAGTTGTTAGTCTTGCTAAAAGAAAACGGTAAAGGCGCAGAAACCTGCAAAAAACTTAAAGCATTAGCTACTGCCGAAGGTATGAGTAATATTGGCATTGAAATGTAA
- a CDS encoding YhgN family NAAT transporter has protein sequence MDTWSAAITLFLIMDPLGNLPVFMSVLKTIEPKRRKLVLARELLFSLVIMFAFLFSGQAVLDFLNVRQEAVSIAGGIILFIIGLKMIFPQPGGVTGLAPGEEPFIVPLAIPMVAGPSVLAALILLANQDHSRMLDWSLALAGAWFASATILMLSSTFHRILGERGLTAIERLMGMILIMISIQMFLDGVGKYYSLN, from the coding sequence ATGGATACTTGGTCGGCTGCCATAACACTTTTTCTAATTATGGATCCTTTGGGCAATCTCCCTGTTTTTATGTCTGTATTAAAAACCATCGAACCTAAACGCCGTAAACTAGTTTTAGCTAGAGAGTTATTATTTTCGCTTGTGATTATGTTTGCCTTTCTGTTTAGTGGCCAAGCTGTTTTAGACTTTTTAAATGTGCGTCAAGAAGCTGTGAGTATAGCCGGTGGTATTATTCTTTTTATCATAGGTTTAAAAATGATATTTCCTCAACCAGGGGGAGTAACGGGGTTAGCTCCGGGCGAAGAACCTTTTATAGTACCACTTGCAATCCCAATGGTGGCGGGACCTTCAGTATTAGCAGCCTTAATATTACTAGCCAATCAAGATCACAGTCGTATGTTAGATTGGTCACTAGCTTTAGCTGGAGCCTGGTTTGCATCTGCAACAATTCTCATGCTTTCTAGTACATTTCACCGTATATTAGGGGAAAGAGGCCTAACCGCAATAGAAAGATTAATGGGTATGATTTTAATCATGATATCCATCCAAATGTTTTTAGATGGTGTTGGGAAATACTACTCATTAAATTAA
- a CDS encoding helix-turn-helix domain-containing protein has product MSLMTVAEVAEFLGVQAGRIERLARERLLPAAEHDENGSPLFEKDAVENYRVIAERLGGI; this is encoded by the coding sequence ATGAGTCTAATGACGGTTGCAGAAGTAGCAGAGTTTCTTGGCGTACAAGCTGGGCGTATAGAAAGGTTGGCAAGAGAACGCTTATTACCTGCTGCAGAACATGATGAAAATGGCAGCCCACTGTTTGAAAAGGATGCAGTTGAAAATTATAGAGTAATAGCTGAGCGCTTAGGTGGCATTTAA
- the pepB gene encoding aminopeptidase PepB, translated as MSTLSISLTNQAPEACYAPTSAVSINANQAQIHLQDEANSLASIQQAARQLDSLGIMQVCLTGKWEIEQQWAFAQSFTTTRKQDHITWCDDENKAELINRYKCMTFTRHLINLSPEDLSPEILAESCTNWLRSLTSHSIKATEYKGEELAKQGWFGIYHVGRGSSRPPVMLELDFNPSGKEDEPIAACLVGKGITFDSGGYSMKSSEGMVTMKCDMGGAATVAGGLGLAILRGLNKRVKLILCCAENLVSGHAYKLGDIITYKNGTTVEVVNTDAEGRLVLADGLMAASATNSPLIIDAATLTGAAHVALGNEYNAFFALDKPLAQRAINYATAEFEPSWTLPLEKWHRDKCPSAFADTANSNVRKGGGAGGASNAAGFLSRFVNEQGTGWLHIDLAAAYNPAGTALLPVGATAQGFRTIARALMEE; from the coding sequence ATGTCTACTTTATCTATTTCCCTTACCAACCAAGCTCCTGAGGCATGTTACGCCCCAACCTCGGCTGTTTCTATTAATGCTAACCAGGCGCAAATTCATCTGCAGGATGAGGCTAATTCTCTTGCCAGTATCCAACAAGCAGCACGCCAACTCGACAGTTTAGGCATAATGCAAGTGTGTCTCACTGGAAAATGGGAGATTGAACAACAGTGGGCCTTTGCGCAAAGTTTCACCACCACTAGAAAACAAGATCATATTACCTGGTGTGACGACGAGAATAAGGCCGAATTAATTAATAGATACAAGTGCATGACATTCACCCGTCATTTAATCAATTTATCGCCTGAAGATTTATCCCCAGAAATCTTAGCTGAGTCCTGCACTAATTGGTTACGTTCGCTTACTTCCCATTCAATAAAAGCAACTGAATACAAGGGTGAAGAACTAGCCAAACAAGGTTGGTTTGGCATATATCATGTTGGCCGTGGGAGCTCTCGACCACCTGTCATGTTAGAACTCGACTTTAACCCCTCAGGCAAAGAAGACGAACCAATAGCGGCCTGCTTAGTGGGCAAAGGGATTACCTTTGATAGCGGTGGTTACAGTATGAAAAGTAGTGAAGGTATGGTCACCATGAAATGTGACATGGGTGGTGCAGCGACAGTTGCAGGCGGTCTAGGTTTAGCAATTTTACGAGGCTTAAATAAGCGAGTTAAATTGATTTTGTGCTGTGCAGAAAATTTAGTCAGTGGCCATGCATACAAGTTAGGTGACATTATCACTTACAAAAATGGCACAACAGTAGAAGTGGTGAATACTGATGCAGAAGGCAGACTGGTACTAGCAGATGGACTCATGGCTGCCAGTGCAACAAACTCTCCATTAATTATTGACGCAGCTACTCTTACAGGCGCAGCGCATGTAGCTCTAGGCAATGAATACAACGCATTTTTTGCCTTAGATAAACCATTAGCACAACGTGCAATTAATTATGCCACTGCAGAATTTGAACCTTCTTGGACATTGCCTTTAGAAAAGTGGCACAGAGACAAATGCCCATCGGCCTTTGCAGATACTGCAAACAGTAATGTACGTAAAGGCGGGGGTGCCGGTGGCGCGTCAAATGCTGCAGGTTTTTTATCTCGCTTTGTTAATGAACAAGGTACAGGTTGGTTACATATAGATTTAGCTGCTGCTTACAACCCAGCGGGGACGGCATTACTACCTGTAGGTGCTACAGCTCAAGGGTTTAGAACAATTGCCAGAGCATTAATGGAAGAATAA
- the sfsA gene encoding DNA/RNA nuclease SfsA yields the protein MYFSENLIQGTLIKRYKRFLADVELADGSIVTAHCPNTGAMTGCAEPGWQVWLSPSNNPKRKLAYTWELVLTDQNHWIGVNTHKANGLVKEALEQDKIQELMGYENIKAEVKFGDENSRIDFLLSAVDKVDCYVEVKSVTLLEHDFGYFPDAKTLRGQKHLRELSSIAKQGKRAVLFFCVQHTGIGSVQVAKHIDKNYADELCQAVANGVEIFTYACQINSKKIVINQPLEFFYPR from the coding sequence ATGTATTTTTCTGAAAACTTGATCCAAGGCACATTAATAAAACGTTACAAGCGCTTTTTGGCTGATGTAGAACTAGCAGACGGCAGCATAGTTACCGCACACTGCCCAAATACAGGGGCAATGACTGGCTGTGCAGAGCCTGGTTGGCAGGTTTGGTTATCCCCCAGTAATAATCCCAAACGTAAATTAGCTTATACATGGGAATTGGTATTAACTGATCAAAACCATTGGATTGGGGTAAATACCCATAAAGCTAATGGGTTGGTAAAAGAAGCATTAGAGCAAGACAAAATCCAAGAATTAATGGGTTATGAAAATATTAAAGCAGAAGTTAAGTTTGGTGATGAAAATAGCAGAATAGATTTTTTATTATCTGCTGTAGATAAAGTAGATTGCTACGTAGAAGTTAAATCAGTGACCTTATTGGAGCATGATTTTGGTTATTTCCCAGATGCTAAAACATTAAGAGGCCAAAAACATTTAAGGGAATTAAGCTCTATAGCAAAACAAGGCAAACGAGCGGTATTATTTTTTTGTGTGCAACATACTGGTATTGGATCTGTACAAGTTGCCAAACATATTGATAAAAATTATGCCGATGAGTTATGCCAAGCTGTAGCAAATGGAGTAGAAATTTTTACTTACGCTTGTCAAATAAATTCAAAAAAAATCGTTATAAATCAACCGTTGGAGTTTTTTTATCCAAGATGA
- the dksA gene encoding RNA polymerase-binding protein DksA, with amino-acid sequence MPTTNTNKTLGLLALAGLTPYQEKKGEEYMNDAQLEHFGLLLKAWRDQLRQEVDRTVHHMQDEAANFPDPVDRAAQEEEFSLELRTRDRERKLIKKIEKTLKRIEEDDFGFCDACGIEIGVRRLEARPTADMCIDCKTMAEIKEKQLQG; translated from the coding sequence ATGCCAACAACAAACACAAATAAAACACTTGGATTATTAGCTTTAGCCGGATTGACTCCTTACCAGGAGAAAAAAGGCGAAGAGTATATGAACGATGCTCAACTTGAGCACTTTGGATTGTTACTTAAAGCATGGCGTGACCAGCTTCGTCAAGAAGTTGATCGTACTGTTCACCACATGCAAGATGAAGCTGCTAATTTCCCAGATCCAGTTGATCGTGCTGCTCAAGAAGAAGAGTTTAGTCTTGAACTGCGTACTCGTGACAGAGAACGTAAATTAATCAAAAAAATTGAAAAAACTCTTAAAAGAATTGAAGAGGATGATTTTGGTTTTTGTGATGCTTGCGGTATCGAAATTGGTGTTCGCCGTCTTGAAGCTAGGCCTACAGCTGATATGTGTATTGACTGTAAGACTATGGCTGAAATAAAAGAAAAACAACTTCAGGGTTAG
- the gluQRS gene encoding tRNA glutamyl-Q(34) synthetase GluQRS, which yields MSSSNLASSQYVGRFAPSPSGPLHFGSLVSALGSYLQAKKSNGKWLLRIEDIDPPREVPGAADNILRCLAAHHLFWDQDVVYQSQRSELYIEKLDWLSQHGYTYLCACTRNQLANLSTSQLCQCPEKKLFAQDCAVRFKYLSPVQKMEDQLLGRVNFDLTDLPAQFALKRKDGLFAYQLAVVVDDISQGITEIARGADLLPATAFQLALYAAFNSSAPKFIHFPVVVSEPGQKLSKQNHAPGLDNSRATENLIGALIFLGLPVPKQLVKESCENILHWAINHWDINKLVATTERIDNRIGLVDSI from the coding sequence GTGTCTTCATCTAATTTAGCTTCATCTCAATATGTTGGACGTTTTGCTCCATCACCTTCTGGCCCTCTGCATTTTGGCTCTCTAGTTTCAGCTTTGGGTAGTTATCTACAAGCAAAAAAAAGTAATGGTAAGTGGTTACTTCGCATTGAAGATATAGATCCTCCAAGGGAAGTGCCTGGTGCTGCTGACAATATTTTAAGATGTTTAGCTGCTCATCATTTGTTTTGGGATCAAGATGTAGTGTATCAAAGCCAACGTAGTGAACTTTATATAGAGAAACTCGATTGGTTATCGCAGCATGGCTATACGTATTTATGTGCTTGTACCCGTAATCAATTGGCTAATTTGTCGACTTCTCAATTATGCCAATGCCCAGAAAAAAAATTGTTTGCGCAAGATTGTGCTGTTCGTTTCAAATATTTATCTCCTGTACAGAAAATGGAAGATCAGTTACTAGGCAGGGTCAATTTTGATTTAACAGATTTACCGGCACAATTTGCTCTGAAGCGCAAAGATGGTTTGTTTGCTTATCAGTTGGCTGTTGTGGTGGATGACATAAGCCAAGGGATCACTGAAATTGCAAGAGGAGCCGATTTATTACCCGCTACTGCTTTTCAGCTTGCGTTATATGCGGCATTTAATAGTAGTGCACCTAAATTTATTCACTTTCCAGTTGTAGTCAGCGAACCAGGTCAAAAATTAAGTAAACAAAATCATGCTCCTGGGTTAGATAATTCAAGGGCTACAGAGAATTTGATCGGCGCATTAATCTTTTTAGGTTTACCTGTTCCTAAGCAGTTAGTGAAAGAAAGTTGTGAAAATATTTTGCACTGGGCCATTAACCATTGGGATATTAATAAACTTGTTGCAACAACAGAACGTATTGATAATAGAATTGGTCTCGTAGACAGTATATGA
- the pcnB gene encoding polynucleotide adenylyltransferase PcnB, with protein MPRAEHPVSRDHISDNALKVLYRLHNSGYQAYLVGGCVRDVILGKEPKDFDVTTNATPEQIKGLFRNCRLIGRRFRLAHIVFGREVIEVATFRGHHETTTTDKESKLSKQSDHGQLLRDNVFGTIEEDAQRRDFTINAMYYNIADFSISDFAGGMQAIKDKKIALIGDPDTRYREDPVRMLRAVRFAAKLNMQISHESAEPIKRMAPLMANIPPARLFEEVLKLFLSGQGLETYKLLTEYHLFESLFPQLAPLLLQSNSRECRFVEQVLTNTDNRINTGQRVTPAFIFAAFMWYPLEERCQQLMSEGGLNHFDAFNLALNDVLTRQLQRIMIPKRFTIPIRDIWQLQNRLPKRYGRRAYQMLEHPKFRAAYDFLLLRGQIEGGQLLELAEWWTDFQEANEAQRKTMLKNLRDQEGVAPRRPRRQRKKPKSST; from the coding sequence ATTCCTAGGGCTGAGCACCCTGTATCCCGCGACCACATTAGTGATAATGCACTTAAAGTACTTTATCGTTTGCATAACAGTGGTTATCAAGCATACCTAGTAGGTGGTTGTGTTAGAGACGTGATACTTGGCAAAGAACCTAAAGATTTTGATGTCACTACCAATGCCACGCCAGAACAAATCAAGGGCTTGTTCCGTAATTGTCGTTTGATAGGACGTCGTTTTAGGTTAGCACACATTGTTTTTGGCCGTGAAGTGATTGAAGTCGCTACTTTTCGTGGGCACCACGAAACTACTACAACTGATAAAGAATCTAAACTCAGTAAACAAAGTGACCATGGCCAATTATTGCGTGATAATGTTTTTGGTACGATAGAAGAAGACGCGCAACGTCGTGACTTCACCATCAATGCCATGTATTACAACATTGCTGATTTCTCGATCAGTGATTTTGCTGGTGGTATGCAAGCCATTAAAGACAAAAAAATTGCTTTGATTGGCGACCCTGATACGCGATATAGAGAAGATCCTGTCCGTATGCTCAGAGCTGTGCGATTTGCCGCTAAATTAAATATGCAAATTAGCCATGAAAGCGCTGAACCTATTAAACGTATGGCGCCTTTGATGGCAAATATTCCGCCTGCTAGACTTTTTGAAGAAGTATTAAAACTTTTCTTGTCTGGGCAAGGCTTAGAAACTTATAAATTATTAACCGAATATCATCTTTTTGAATCCTTGTTTCCACAGCTTGCGCCTTTATTATTGCAATCTAATAGTCGTGAATGTCGATTTGTTGAGCAAGTACTTACTAATACTGATAATCGTATTAATACAGGGCAAAGAGTGACACCTGCGTTTATTTTTGCGGCATTTATGTGGTATCCGTTAGAAGAACGTTGTCAGCAATTAATGTCTGAAGGTGGATTGAATCATTTTGATGCATTTAATCTCGCCCTAAACGATGTCTTAACCCGACAATTGCAACGTATTATGATCCCCAAAAGGTTCACTATACCTATTCGAGATATCTGGCAATTACAAAACCGTTTACCTAAACGTTATGGTCGTCGAGCTTATCAAATGTTAGAGCATCCTAAATTTAGAGCTGCCTACGACTTTTTGTTGTTGCGTGGTCAAATTGAAGGTGGTCAGTTGTTAGAATTAGCTGAGTGGTGGACTGATTTTCAAGAAGCGAATGAAGCTCAACGCAAAACTATGTTGAAAAATTTACGTGATCAAGAAGGTGTTGCGCCAAGACGCCCTCGTCGTCAACGCAAGAAACCAAAATCTAGCACATGA
- the folK gene encoding 2-amino-4-hydroxy-6-hydroxymethyldihydropteridine diphosphokinase: MTAVYIGLGSNLSTPEQQLNSALDALANLANSALVKCSSFYRSQPMGPQDQPDYVNAVALIETSLSPLELLQATQKIELEQGRERKDHRWGPRTLDLDILLFGQQLINSEQLTVPHYGMKEREFVLYPLFELTADLVLPCGENLSKLIESCPLNGLIRLV, translated from the coding sequence ATGACAGCTGTGTATATTGGCTTAGGCAGTAATCTGTCTACGCCAGAACAACAACTTAATTCAGCCCTTGATGCGCTAGCAAATTTAGCCAATAGTGCATTAGTAAAATGTTCCAGTTTTTATCGTAGTCAACCTATGGGCCCTCAAGATCAGCCCGACTACGTCAATGCTGTCGCTTTGATTGAGACCAGTTTAAGTCCTTTAGAGCTGCTACAAGCGACTCAAAAAATTGAATTGGAACAAGGCCGTGAAAGAAAAGATCACAGATGGGGACCTCGCACCCTAGATTTAGATATTTTATTGTTTGGTCAGCAGTTAATTAACTCTGAACAATTGACTGTGCCACATTATGGGATGAAAGAAAGAGAGTTTGTTTTATACCCCCTTTTTGAACTTACCGCAGATTTGGTTTTACCTTGTGGCGAAAATTTATCTAAGCTAATTGAATCGTGCCCTTTAAATGGATTAATCCGACTGGTTTAA
- the panB gene encoding 3-methyl-2-oxobutanoate hydroxymethyltransferase codes for MKKVTTSTLLKMKQEKKIITALTAYDASFAKLFDEQGIDVLLIGDSLGMVLQGADDTLSVSVADVAYHTRSVRTGVERAFVVADMPFMSYATPEQAYMNAAELMRAGASMVKLEGGSWLLETIKGLNERSVPVCGHLGLTPQSVHVFGGFKVQGRDDLQAENILEQAKLLEQAGIQMLVLECIPTELAGKISANLSIPVIGIGAGPETDGQILVMHDMFGISANYMPKFSKNYLKTTGDMRQAVSQYIQEVQEGSFPSAEHSFN; via the coding sequence ATGAAAAAAGTAACTACCTCAACTTTGCTTAAAATGAAGCAAGAGAAGAAGATCATTACTGCCCTAACTGCTTACGATGCCAGTTTTGCCAAACTATTTGATGAACAAGGTATTGATGTGCTGCTAATAGGTGACTCTTTAGGCATGGTGTTGCAGGGGGCAGACGATACATTAAGTGTTTCTGTCGCTGATGTTGCTTACCATACTCGCTCTGTTAGAACGGGGGTGGAGAGAGCCTTTGTCGTCGCTGATATGCCATTTATGTCATATGCAACACCCGAACAAGCCTATATGAATGCTGCTGAGTTAATGCGTGCTGGTGCCAGCATGGTTAAATTAGAAGGCGGTAGTTGGTTGCTTGAAACCATTAAAGGATTAAATGAGCGCAGTGTGCCTGTATGCGGTCACTTAGGTCTCACACCTCAATCTGTACATGTGTTTGGTGGCTTTAAAGTGCAAGGCCGCGACGATCTTCAAGCTGAAAACATCCTTGAGCAAGCAAAATTACTTGAACAAGCTGGTATCCAAATGTTAGTACTGGAATGTATTCCTACAGAGCTTGCCGGAAAAATATCTGCCAACTTATCTATTCCTGTGATTGGTATTGGTGCTGGGCCTGAAACCGATGGTCAAATATTAGTGATGCACGATATGTTTGGTATCAGCGCAAACTATATGCCTAAGTTTTCAAAAAATTATTTAAAAACTACTGGTGATATGCGCCAAGCTGTTAGTCAATATATTCAAGAAGTCCAAGAAGGAAGTTTTCCTTCTGCAGAACACAGTTTTAATTAA